The window ATCTTCAGTTAACAAGCATTACATATAAATAGGTATAGATTTCTTGCTAAATTTTTTTCATCTATAAATTAAATTTTACTTTTGCGACAAATTAATTGTAGAATGATTCCTTTTCTGTTGATCGTTAACCTTATTACCTTTGGAGTTTTTGGATTTGATAAACTGCAGGCCAAAAGACATCAATGGCGGATTTCCGAGAATACTCTTTTAGTTCTTTCATTGATTGGAATTATTGGTGCAGCTTCAGGAATGGTTATCTTTCATCATAAAGTTTCCAAAAAATCTTTTCTGGTGAAATTTTTCATCGTAGTTTTAATTGATGTTGTCTTGTTGTACAGGTTGATAAGGCATTGATTGATAATGCTTAGTTTCAAAAAAAATATTTTTTGAATCCGGTTTTTTCTTACATTTATCATTCAACAATCAAAAACTTTATAACTATGAAAAATGTAAGAAAAATGACAAGAAGTGAAATGAAAACACTCACAGGAGGAATTGCAAAAGGAATGGTAAGATGTAAGGATCCCGATACTTGTGCACTAAGATGGGGATGGCCTACAGGAGATTCCAGTAATTGTGGTGATTTTGCTATTATATGTGGCGATGCACCGGCAGTTGATCCATGTGATTCGTCTTTATGTCCATAACCGTTTAAGAGTGTTTTTTCAACACTCTTTTTTATACCCCTGTAAACGTGTATTTTAAACAGAATGTTAATTATTTATCCAATAAAATTGTTTTTCATTAAAAATCACTATTTTTGCACTCGTAAAAATCCTATATGCAAAACATTAGAAATATTGCGATTATCGCACACGTTGACCACGGGAAGACGACTTTGGTTGACAAAATCATCCACGCAACCAACATTTTCAGAGAAAATCAGGAGAGTGGAGAATTAATTATGGATAACAATGACCTTGAAAGAGAAAGAGGGATCACCATCTTATCCAAGAATATTTCTGTTACTTATAAAGACACTAAAATTAACGTAATTGATACTCCTGGTCACGCGGATTTCGGTGGAGAAGTAGAGAGAGTATTGAAAATGGCTGACGGAGTTATCCTGTTGGTGGATGCGTTCGAAGGACCAATGCCACAAACAAGATTCGTACTTCAGAAAGCTTTAGAATTAGGATTGAGACCATTAGTGGTTATCAATAAAGTTGATAAACCAAACTGCCGTCCGGACGAAGTTCACGATCAGGTATTTGATTTATTCTTCAACCTTGAAGCTACTGAAGAGCAATTAGATTTCCCAACTTTCTACGGTTCTTCTAAGCAAGGTTGGTTCAACACTTCATTAGAGCAGACTGAAGATATTTTACCACTATTAGATGGTATCTTAGAACACGTACCAGCTCCAAAAGTAACTGAAGGGAACCTTCAGATGCAGATTACTTCTCTTGATTTTTCTTCTTTCTTAGGAAGAATTGCGATCGGAAAAGTAACAAGAGGAGAGATCAAAGAATCTCAATGGATTGGTCTTGCTCAGGCAGATGGAAAAGTGTTGAAAGGTAAAGTAAAAGAGCTTTACGTTTTCGAAGGATTAGGAAAGAAAAAAGTAACTGAAGTTCAAGCTGGAGATATCTGTGCTGTAGTAGGTTTTGATGCATTCCAGATCGGTGACTCTTTCGTAGATCTTGAAAATCCTGAACCATTGGAAAGAACTGCAATTGATGAGCCTACATTGAACATGACGTTCTCTATCAACAATTCACCTTTCTTCGGTAAAGATGGTAAATATGTTACTTCTAACCACCTTAAAGAAAGATTAACTAAAGAATTAGAGAAAAACTTAGCATTAAGAGTTCAACAAACTGATGATGCTAATACGTTCTTAGTATTCGGTAGAGGTATTCTTCACTTATCAGTTTTAATTGAAACCATGAGAAGAGAAGGATATGAAATGACCATCGGTCAGCCACAGGTTATCCTAAGAGAAATTGACGGAGTTAGCTGTGAGCCTTACGAATCTTTAGTAGTTGACGTTCCTGAAGAATACGCATCAAGAGTTATCGATTTAGCTACTCAGAGAAAAGGTGACCTTCACATTATGGAAACTAAAGGAGAAATGCAGCACATGGAATTTGAGATTCCTTCAAGAGGTTTGATCGGACTTCGTTCTCAAATGCTGACTGCTACTGCTGGGGAAGCTATCATGGCTCACCGTTTCACAGAATATAAGCCTTTCAAAGGAGCTATTCCGGGAAGAAACAATGGGGTATTGATTAGCAAAACTACAGGTCCTGCTACAGAATATTCTATCGCTAAACTACAGGATAGAGGTAAGTTCTTCGTTGATCCGGGTGAGGAAATCTACACAGGGATGATCATTGGAGAGCAAAACAAACCTGGAGATCTTGTAGTAAACATCGTAGAAGCAAAACAGTTGAACAACATGAGAGCTTCTGGAAAAGATAAAGATACAGGGGTTGCACCAAAAATCTTATTCTCTCTTGAAGAATGTATGGAATATATCCAGGCTGACGAAGCGATCGAGGTAACTCCAAACTTTATCAGAATGAGAAAGAAAATCCTTTCTGAAGAAGAAAGAAAAAGAGTTGAAAGATCAGCGAAAGCGTAATCATTTCGATTTACAATCATATCATATAGAAAAGCCTCGAATTTTTCGAGGCTTTTTTTCTAAAGAATAGGAAAAAATGTTTATTTTTTCACAACAATATCCAAAGTATTAAAATTTAATTTAAAGTAGTTTTGCGGCTATGAAAATGAGTAAACTAAAACTTATCGTTTTAATGGGAGTTCTAGCGTCTTACAGCACCTCATGTTCTACTCAGAACAATGTAACAAAGACTCCGCCTGTTAGAAATACAACAAAACCTAATACCACTACTACCACCCAGCCAAAACCTCCTGTAGCAGTAAAACCTACAACAGGAACATCAACGGAAGAAACATTCAGAACCAACCTTCCGGAGATCAAAAGAGAATTCCGCGGGGCATGGATTGCCAGTGTAGCGAATATCAACTGGCCATCAAAAAACAACCTGACCGTAGAACAGCAGAAAGCAGAAGCCATCAGTATGCTGGATATGCTGAAAGATAATAATTTCAATGCAGCTATTTTTCAGATCAGACCTTCTGCAGATGCGCTATATACAAGTAATATCGAACCTTGGTCTTACTTTTTAACCGGAGAAACAGGAACAGCTCCTTATCCCAGCTATGATCCGTTATTATTCTGGATTGAAGAAGCCCACAAAAGAGGATTGGAATTACACGTTTGGTTGAATCCTTACCGTGCCCACCACACCAATGGAGGTAATGTTAATAAAATGTCAATGGCCAACAGAATGTCTGACATTGTGGTAAGGTTAAAAAATGGGATGTACTGGTTTGATCCGGCTAACCCAAAAACACAGGATCACGTATCCAACGTAGTAAAGGATATCGTAAAAAGATATGACATTGATGCCATTCACTTTGATGATTACTTCTATCCGTACGCTACTTACAACAAAGGAGCAGATTTCCCGGATTATGCGACCTGGAGTGCCTATCAAAACAGTGGCGGAACTCTGTCAAGAGCAGACTGGAGAAGAGATAACGTAAACAAATTTGTAGAACGTATCTATAAAGAAATTCATGCAGAAAAAAATAATGTAAGGTTTGGAATCAGTCCATTTGGGATTTGGAAACCTGGATATCCTGCAGGAATTGTAGGATCATCTCAGTTTGATGAGCTGTATGCTGATGCTAAATTATGGCTAAACAAGGGTTGGGTAGATTATTTCTCTCCACAATTATACTGGCCAATTGATTCAAAAGGACAGGGATTTGAAGCTTTGCTAAACTGGTGGCAGTCAGAAAATACCATGAAACGCCACTTATGGCCAGGCTTAAATACGGTTGAGATTAAAACGTATGATCGTCCAACAGAAATCAGAAACCAAATTGAAATTTCCAGAAAGATCCTGAAGAATGATGCCGGTGAAATTCACTGGAGTATTGCCGGTCTTACTAAGAATCCGGGAATGCTTCCCACCTTGAAAAACGGTCCTTACAGTGAAAAAGCATTAGTTCCGAAATCTCCATGGATCAAAACCATTCCATTACAAACCCCAACCTTATTTATTACAGATAACGGAAGCTTTGCCCAGACAAGGTGGAGTACAAAAAATGCTTCAGAAGTGTTTCAATGGGTACTTTTCAGTCAGTATGACGGGGTATGGCAAACAGAGATTTTACCCTTGGATACCCTTTTCAAAGATATTCCAAAATTCAAAAATGGTAAAAAGCTGAACGGAGTTGCAATCAAAGCCATCGATAGACTGGGAAATGAAAGTGATTATATGGCAAAAAAAATCAAATAAAAAAACAAAGATGGTATTAAATGACCATTAAACTTTTTTAACATATAAGAGGGTTTAACGAAAAGTTGAACCCTTTTTTATTCTATTATTTGAATTCTGACGAAGGGAAAATAAATCAGTTTTTAAGTAAGAATGCACTGTTCTCTGCTAAGTGTTAACGTCTCTGCGAACGTATAAGCCACTTCTATATTAAAAACCTTTGTGAGCTTTGCGTTTAAATTAAAAATAACACTCAACAAACCATATCTTATCCTTTAACTTATAAAAATACAACGAATGAAAATCAAATATTTTCAAAACTTAAGTAAACTTCCTATATACAAAGATTGTTATTTCAAATGACTAAAGTATTAATAAAACTAAAGTTCCACCAAGTTTTCCATACCGTTTTATTTTAGAATTACTATAAATTATTATCTTAAAATAAATAAAATCAGTATGATACATATTGAATTGAACTGCTTTTAAGTAAAATAGAAACCTTCGCGGAATCATTTTTGCATGATCAGTTCCATAATCACCAAAATATAACATTTATGAATACTAAAAGACTTTCCGCAAAAGTGGAAAAAGCACTTAGTGATCAGATGAACAAGGAGATTCATGCATCACACGTTTTTCTATCGTATGGAATTTGGGCCGATGATAAAGGCTATCAGGGAATTGCCAATTTTCTCTACCGTCATGCGCAGGAAGAAAGAAACCATTCGATTAAATTTATGGAATACATTTTAAACAGAGGAGGAAAGCCTAAAGTAGATTCCATTCCGGCACCTCCAGCTGATCCTGAAAACCTTACAGCCTGCTTTGAAGGTGTTTTCAAACATGAGGTAGACAATACAACGGCTATTTATAAAATTGTAGACCTTTCCATGGCTGAAAAAGACTGGGCTACGTGGAATTTTATGCAATGGTTTGTTCAGGAACAGATTGAAGAAGAAACATTAGCTCAGAATCTGATTGATAAATTGAAAATTGCAGGTGGTGACAGAGCCACAGACGAATCTTTATTTACTTTAGATAAAACTTTACAGGAAGCTCCGAATGATGTTCCTCTGGCTCAGAACGCCACAGGAGATAATCCATAAAAATCATCCATGAAGCGAAACTGTTTGAAAATCTGCCAGAATGCTGGCAGATTTTTTTATTATGAAACTCTCTTAAAATTCACTATCTTTGCACGCTGAAAGTTTAGGAATCGGGAATCAGAATGAAAAATTTTGAATCTTAAACCACAAACTTTCAAACCTAAACCTTAAACTTTGAATTTTACAATATGAAATGTGGAATTGTAGGCCTGCCGAATGTAGGTAAATCAACACTTTTTAACTGTCTGAGCAACGCAAAAGCTCAATCAGCAAACTATCCTTTCTGTACTATTGAACCGAACCTGGGAACCGTTTCAGTGCCGGATCAGAGATTATTTGAATTGGAGAAAATCGTAAAACCTGAGAGAGTTTTACCAGCTGTAGTTGAGATCGTTGATATTGCAGGTCTTGTAAAAGGTGCCAGCAAAGGAGAAGGATTGGGGAATCAGTTCCTGGCAAATATTCGTGAGTGTGAGGCGATCATTCATGTTTTAAGATGTTTTGATAACGGAAATATCGTTCACGTAGAAGGTTCAGTAGATCCGTTAAGAGATAAAGAAATTATTGATATTGAGCTTCAATTGAAAGACCTTGAAACAGTAGGGAAAGCAGTAGAAAAAGCTAAAAAATTCATCAAATCCGGTAAGAAAGAAGATATCCTTACTTACGAAACGCTTCAAAATTTACAGAAATTCCTTGAAGACGGGAAAAATGCAAGAGAATTTGCAATGGATGACTTTACAAAGTCAATCATAGCTGATGTTCAGCTTTTGACCAACAAACCGGTTCTTTACGTTTGCAACGTAGATGAAAACTCTATCAAAAACGGAAACGAATGGATTGCTAAGATCGAAGAGATGGCTAAAAATGAAGGTGCTGAAGTAGTAGTATTAGCTGCTCAGATCGAAGCTGATATCAACGAATTGGAAACTTTCGAAGAAAGAGAAATTTTCCTTGATGAGCTAGGTCTTACAGAACCGGGAGTAAACCGTTTGATCAGAAAGGCATATGACCTTTTAAAACTTCAGACTTACTTTACTGCCGGAGTAAAAGAAGTAAGAGCATGGACTATCGGACAGGGATGGACAGCTCCTCAGGCTGCCGGAGTAATCCACACAGACTTTGAAAAAGGATTCATCCGTGCAGAAGTAATCAAGTATAATGATTACATGACGTACGGTTCAGAAGTAAAAGTAAAAGAAGCCGGAAAACTTTCAGTAGAAGGTAAAGAATATATCGTTCAGGATGGTGACATCATGCACTTTAGATTCAATGTATAAGAAAAAATATTAAAGTTAGTTTATAAAAAAGCGCTTCCATAATATAATTTGGGAGCGTTTTTTGCATTGATGTTGAAAACTTTTTAACATGAAATATATTGGCTTGTTCCTATTTACTTTATTAGTATCCTGTACCAAAAATATTGAAGATCGATGTTTTATCAATGCGAAAGACAATACAAAATATGAGTATAAAGAAGATAATCCTTATACTGTAGCACAAATTCTTAAACACAAACCAGAATATCTTGAAATTGTAAATCTTGCCCAATACAGAAATTTTAAAAAAGACAGCATAGAATCTGATCGGTTTTGGGATAATGAGGAAATATGGAAAGCCCACAAAGAAGAATTTAAAATATTCCAGGAAAAATTTCATGATGAGTTTGGATTTTCCATCCGGCAGGAAGTGGGGAATATAACATACGCTTTAGGTCATAATAATTTAGGATATTGGTTATTGAAAATTCAGGATAATAAGCCTTCTGCTTATTTTTTAGGCATAAGTTTTAGTCATTATTATATCAATAAAATTCAGGAAAAACCAATTATTAAAGACGGATTTCTTCAGTTAGAAGGAAGCCTTGTAAAGATTATCAAGGTTGCCGGGCTACCAGGCTATGACGATTATTCTGCGATGGAAGATGGTAAATTATTTAAAATTAACTTGAAGGATTTGTTTAAAGATTCGGATAATGATGGGTATAATGATATTTTCGAGAAAAGTTTTGGATTGAATGAAAATAATAAAGATACAGATGGTGACGGAGTTGATGATTTTAATGATCTGAACCCTATGTTCCGGTCTGAGAACAATAAATTTACTCAGTTATACGAAATGCTGTTACCTCAATATTCCGGAATTGAAAATTTTAAGAGCTTACATTATTCATTTGAGGTTTTCACAAGTGACTGTGATTATTTCCATCAGATTAACCCTTCTCTCAGAGTCCTGTTTTTACCTGAAAATGAAGAAAAACAAACCTATTATACAAGAGTGACTGATGTTGTAGACCATGGTGTATCTAAGCTGAAGCGAGATCCTAAAATTCCTGACTATTATTATATTGATACATGGGGAAGCAGTTACTCAAATGATTACTCCGTAGAATTTAAAGATGGTAAATGGATTCTGAAAATGATAGGATCAACAGTAGTCTAAAATGAGTTGTTTATAAGAAAAAGCACTTTCAAAAAAATGAAAGTGCTCAAATTATAAAAATAACATAAAGTATATGTTTAGTCTAAGGGCGGATGAATGATGATTTGACATCTTCTTTCGAAGCATTTTGGGCCAATAGTTGTACAGAAACCTGTGGCCGGATCAATACACTGCAGTAATCCGCCTTTGATCGATCGTAATTCTTTTTTGTTCAGCTTTTTGCCGTTATTTAGGTTTTGATTTTTCATAATTTCTCTATTTTAAAAATGGGCGTACCATTGTTATTCGAACGGAGGATATGTAAATAGAAAAAGGTTCCTTCATTGCCTGTTGCCTATGGCTCTAGCACAGGTCTGCACTGCAATTCAGCACATCCAAACCCAAAAGCTCTGCATTGGCCGGTCATAGGATCTATACATTGTCTTAATCCGCCGGTAATGCTTTTTAGTTCTTTATTATTTAGTTTTTTTCCGTTGTTTAAGTTTTGATTTTTCATAATTTCTTATTTTTTAAATGAAATGATTTTGGGTATTAGTCAAATGGAGGTTCAGGTACATATCTGCACTCTCTTTCCGCACATCGGATTCCGGTATCTATACAGCGTCTTGTTTCAGGATCAAGACACATTTGTAATCCACCTTTTATGGTTTTCAGCTCTTTTTTGTTTAGTTTTTTTCCTTTATTCATAGTCTTAGTTTTGTGGTTATTCTATAGTGATAGGGGCTGGTCTGCATTCTTTTTGTCCGCATACAGGAGAAATAATGGTACAGCCATTAGGATATGGAGATTCACATGGCTCATATGGAATTGGGCAAAGTACCGGTTCCATGCAGTTTAGTAATCCACCAGTAATGGATTTTAGCTCTTTTTTGTTAAGTTTTCTACTGAACTGTGAAATTTGATTTTTCATTAGTTTGATTTTTAGTGAGTTAGTTATAGCGAATGTAGTAAAAATAATTCAATATAAATCACTTTTTATGGAAAAAATGATAAATAATTTGATTGAATGCAGGTAAATTAATAATTTGAGGCGATATTGAATCTCTCCCATAAGGTGAACCTTTCAACACATAAAAATGAACTTTTCAACACATTTTGTTTGTGCTTTAATACGGAAATTTGCTTTATAAATACGTAAAGAAAATGGAAAAAAAGAAACCGTTTTGGTAACCGGAGGTTCAGGATTTATTGCCTGCTATTGTATGATTGTTTTACTCAATAAAGGCTATAAAGTGAAAGCAACACTTCGTTCCCTTAAAAAAGCAGAACTGGTAAAAGAAATGCTTAAAGAAGGTGGAGTTACTTCTTTTGAAGACTTATCCTTTGCCGAAGCAGATTTACAAAATGAAGCAAGCTGGGAGAAAGCTGCTGAAGGATGTCAGTATGTTATTCATACAGCATCACCTACTCCCAATACCGATGCGAAAACAGAAGAAGATTTTGTTATTCCTGCCAGGAATGGAGTGTTGTTTGTAATGCGTGCCGCAAAGAAAGCAGGCGTAAAAAGAGTGGTATTAACATCTGCTTTTGGGGCAGTAAGTTATGGAACACTTAAAGATACTCCTTATACAGAAGACGATTGGACTGTTCTTAATGATACTGTCTTTCCCTACCAGCGCTCTAAAACCATTTCCGAGAAAGCAGCCTGGGAGTTTATACAGAATGAAGGCGCAGGAATGGAGTTGTCTGTTGTTAATCCAACGACAGTTATGGGACCTGTGTTATCGAATGATTATGCCCATTCTATCCAGATTATAAAACAGATGTTAAATGGAGAAATGAGAGGCTGTCCTAAGCTTATTACAGGGTATGTGGATGTCCGGGATGTTGCAGATCTGCATTTTAGAGCTTTAACGATGCCTGAAGCGAGTGGACAACGTTTTATTGCTGTTGCAGGAGAAGCTTTGTCGATGCTGGATGTAGCCAACATCTTAAGGAAAAATTTAGGACATGTTGCCCATAAAGTCCCTAAAAAAGAATTGCCAAACTGGATCATAAGAGTGATCTCGGTTTTCAATCCTAAAATAAAAATGATTACTCCTCATTTAGGTCTCATAAAAAGAGCAAGTAATGAAAAAGCAAAAAAAATATTAAATTGGAAGCCCAGAAGTGCAGAAGAGGCAATAGTAGATGCTGCAGAAAGTTTAATTAAATTTAATCAGGTTTAAAATGAGAGTAATCATCACAGGAGCAACAGGATTAGTGGGTGAAGGAGTTTTATTGGTAGGTCTGAATCGTCCGGAAGTCACGGAAGTATTAACCATCACCAGAAAACCTTCAGAACATAAGCATCCTAAACTGAAAGAACTGATCGTAAAAGATTTTTCTGAAATTAAAAATTACAGCGCTGAACTAAACGGATATGATGCCTGCTTCTTTTGTGCAGGGGCAAGTTCTGTAGGCGAAACAGAAGAAAGTTTTACCCGAAAGACTTATGATTTTGTACTGCCTTTTGCCGAAGAATTATCTCGAATAAACAAAGCAATGACCTTTATATATG of the Chryseobacterium capnotolerans genome contains:
- a CDS encoding DUF1294 domain-containing protein encodes the protein MIPFLLIVNLITFGVFGFDKLQAKRHQWRISENTLLVLSLIGIIGAASGMVIFHHKVSKKSFLVKFFIVVLIDVVLLYRLIRH
- a CDS encoding bacteriocin-like protein, translating into MKNVRKMTRSEMKTLTGGIAKGMVRCKDPDTCALRWGWPTGDSSNCGDFAIICGDAPAVDPCDSSLCP
- the typA gene encoding translational GTPase TypA, which translates into the protein MQNIRNIAIIAHVDHGKTTLVDKIIHATNIFRENQESGELIMDNNDLERERGITILSKNISVTYKDTKINVIDTPGHADFGGEVERVLKMADGVILLVDAFEGPMPQTRFVLQKALELGLRPLVVINKVDKPNCRPDEVHDQVFDLFFNLEATEEQLDFPTFYGSSKQGWFNTSLEQTEDILPLLDGILEHVPAPKVTEGNLQMQITSLDFSSFLGRIAIGKVTRGEIKESQWIGLAQADGKVLKGKVKELYVFEGLGKKKVTEVQAGDICAVVGFDAFQIGDSFVDLENPEPLERTAIDEPTLNMTFSINNSPFFGKDGKYVTSNHLKERLTKELEKNLALRVQQTDDANTFLVFGRGILHLSVLIETMRREGYEMTIGQPQVILREIDGVSCEPYESLVVDVPEEYASRVIDLATQRKGDLHIMETKGEMQHMEFEIPSRGLIGLRSQMLTATAGEAIMAHRFTEYKPFKGAIPGRNNGVLISKTTGPATEYSIAKLQDRGKFFVDPGEEIYTGMIIGEQNKPGDLVVNIVEAKQLNNMRASGKDKDTGVAPKILFSLEECMEYIQADEAIEVTPNFIRMRKKILSEEERKRVERSAKA
- a CDS encoding glycoside hydrolase family 10 protein — its product is MKMSKLKLIVLMGVLASYSTSCSTQNNVTKTPPVRNTTKPNTTTTTQPKPPVAVKPTTGTSTEETFRTNLPEIKREFRGAWIASVANINWPSKNNLTVEQQKAEAISMLDMLKDNNFNAAIFQIRPSADALYTSNIEPWSYFLTGETGTAPYPSYDPLLFWIEEAHKRGLELHVWLNPYRAHHTNGGNVNKMSMANRMSDIVVRLKNGMYWFDPANPKTQDHVSNVVKDIVKRYDIDAIHFDDYFYPYATYNKGADFPDYATWSAYQNSGGTLSRADWRRDNVNKFVERIYKEIHAEKNNVRFGISPFGIWKPGYPAGIVGSSQFDELYADAKLWLNKGWVDYFSPQLYWPIDSKGQGFEALLNWWQSENTMKRHLWPGLNTVEIKTYDRPTEIRNQIEISRKILKNDAGEIHWSIAGLTKNPGMLPTLKNGPYSEKALVPKSPWIKTIPLQTPTLFITDNGSFAQTRWSTKNASEVFQWVLFSQYDGVWQTEILPLDTLFKDIPKFKNGKKLNGVAIKAIDRLGNESDYMAKKIK
- a CDS encoding ferritin, with translation MNTKRLSAKVEKALSDQMNKEIHASHVFLSYGIWADDKGYQGIANFLYRHAQEERNHSIKFMEYILNRGGKPKVDSIPAPPADPENLTACFEGVFKHEVDNTTAIYKIVDLSMAEKDWATWNFMQWFVQEQIEEETLAQNLIDKLKIAGGDRATDESLFTLDKTLQEAPNDVPLAQNATGDNP
- the ychF gene encoding redox-regulated ATPase YchF, with amino-acid sequence MKCGIVGLPNVGKSTLFNCLSNAKAQSANYPFCTIEPNLGTVSVPDQRLFELEKIVKPERVLPAVVEIVDIAGLVKGASKGEGLGNQFLANIRECEAIIHVLRCFDNGNIVHVEGSVDPLRDKEIIDIELQLKDLETVGKAVEKAKKFIKSGKKEDILTYETLQNLQKFLEDGKNAREFAMDDFTKSIIADVQLLTNKPVLYVCNVDENSIKNGNEWIAKIEEMAKNEGAEVVVLAAQIEADINELETFEEREIFLDELGLTEPGVNRLIRKAYDLLKLQTYFTAGVKEVRAWTIGQGWTAPQAAGVIHTDFEKGFIRAEVIKYNDYMTYGSEVKVKEAGKLSVEGKEYIVQDGDIMHFRFNV
- a CDS encoding ComC/BlpC family leader-containing pheromone/bacteriocin; translated protein: MKNQNLNNGKKLNNKELKSITGGLRQCIDPMTGQCRAFGFGCAELQCRPVLEP
- a CDS encoding bacteriocin; translation: MNKGKKLNKKELKTIKGGLQMCLDPETRRCIDTGIRCAERECRYVPEPPFD
- a CDS encoding bacteriocin, with the protein product MKNQISQFSRKLNKKELKSITGGLLNCMEPVLCPIPYEPCESPYPNGCTIISPVCGQKECRPAPITIE
- a CDS encoding SDR family oxidoreductase; this encodes MVTGGSGFIACYCMIVLLNKGYKVKATLRSLKKAELVKEMLKEGGVTSFEDLSFAEADLQNEASWEKAAEGCQYVIHTASPTPNTDAKTEEDFVIPARNGVLFVMRAAKKAGVKRVVLTSAFGAVSYGTLKDTPYTEDDWTVLNDTVFPYQRSKTISEKAAWEFIQNEGAGMELSVVNPTTVMGPVLSNDYAHSIQIIKQMLNGEMRGCPKLITGYVDVRDVADLHFRALTMPEASGQRFIAVAGEALSMLDVANILRKNLGHVAHKVPKKELPNWIIRVISVFNPKIKMITPHLGLIKRASNEKAKKILNWKPRSAEEAIVDAAESLIKFNQV
- a CDS encoding NAD-dependent epimerase/dehydratase family protein, which encodes MRVIITGATGLVGEGVLLVGLNRPEVTEVLTITRKPSEHKHPKLKELIVKDFSEIKNYSAELNGYDACFFCAGASSVGETEESFTRKTYDFVLPFAEELSRINKAMTFIYVSGNRTDSTEKGKVMWARVKGRTENALLKLPFKAVYNFRPGFMRPVKEQKNVRFIYRFFDVLSPVWYLLFPGWICKMEEVGLAMIHCVEKGYKNTVMEVKDIKEAAR